The following are from one region of the Paenibacillus sp. KS-LC4 genome:
- a CDS encoding DUF72 domain-containing protein, producing the protein MMAVQIGLTGWGDHDSLYIPGTKAKDRLGKYATYFPVVEVDSSFYAIQSRERFAKWVAETPSSLHFMIKAYQGMTGHQRGEAAASAALNDTGQMFAAFRESIEPVIEAGRLTAVLFQYPPWFDCTQDNVRLLRETKLRMGSIRCALEFRHQSWFMPEFRAKTLAFMEREGWIHSVCDEPQAGVGSVPTVLHATDQELTLVRLHGRNVSGWNQSGAPNWREVRYLYRYNSTELREWADHIKELQQQSKHICIIFNNNSGGDAADNAKELMDLLELNCPDGEGPYFVRNEPEPPAVEQLELF; encoded by the coding sequence ATGATGGCTGTTCAAATCGGACTTACAGGCTGGGGCGACCATGATTCGCTGTATATTCCCGGTACAAAGGCGAAGGACAGGCTGGGCAAATATGCAACATATTTTCCCGTCGTTGAAGTGGACAGCTCCTTCTATGCGATTCAATCTCGAGAACGATTTGCCAAATGGGTGGCTGAAACGCCAAGCTCGCTCCATTTTATGATAAAAGCCTATCAAGGCATGACCGGGCATCAGCGCGGTGAAGCGGCAGCATCGGCGGCCTTAAACGACACCGGGCAAATGTTCGCTGCTTTTCGCGAGTCCATTGAGCCAGTTATCGAGGCTGGGCGACTGACCGCCGTGCTTTTCCAATATCCACCGTGGTTTGATTGCACGCAGGATAATGTCCGGCTGCTTCGCGAAACAAAGCTCAGAATGGGCAGCATTCGCTGCGCGCTGGAGTTCCGTCATCAGAGCTGGTTTATGCCGGAGTTTCGTGCGAAGACGCTGGCGTTTATGGAGCGCGAGGGCTGGATACACAGTGTTTGTGATGAGCCGCAAGCAGGCGTTGGCTCAGTGCCAACTGTGCTGCATGCGACTGATCAGGAGCTGACGCTCGTTAGGCTGCATGGCCGAAATGTATCGGGCTGGAACCAGAGCGGAGCGCCGAATTGGCGCGAGGTTCGCTATTTATACCGCTATAACAGTACGGAGCTGCGAGAATGGGCAGACCATATTAAGGAGCTGCAGCAGCAGAGCAAGCATATTTGCATTATTTTTAACAATAACTCTGGCGGGGATGCGGCTGATAATGCCAAAGAACTGATGGACCTGCTCGAACTGAACTGTCCGGATGGGGAAGGGCCATATTTTGTGCGCAATGAGCCGGAGCCGCCAGCGGTAGAGCAGCTGGAGTTATTTTAG
- a CDS encoding MarR family transcriptional regulator, translating into MPYQGLEQSIGFTMGMTYRKLTNFFQQQLREYAITPEQWSVLLQISKSEGLIQKEIALRTSKENPTVTRIIDYLEKEQLIYKRPGVQDRRSFVVYITDKGQQLINETIAINESVNDEVKKVISAAEYELMISLMLRINNHMQASSEKN; encoded by the coding sequence ATGCCCTATCAGGGACTTGAGCAATCCATTGGCTTTACGATGGGAATGACCTATCGCAAGCTTACTAATTTTTTTCAACAACAATTAAGGGAATATGCGATTACGCCTGAGCAGTGGTCAGTGCTTCTTCAAATAAGCAAGTCGGAGGGCTTGATCCAGAAGGAAATTGCGTTGCGGACGAGCAAGGAAAATCCCACCGTTACCCGAATCATTGACTATTTGGAGAAGGAGCAGCTGATTTACAAGCGGCCTGGCGTACAGGATCGCCGCAGCTTTGTAGTATATATTACAGATAAAGGCCAGCAGCTTATTAATGAAACGATTGCCATAAATGAGTCGGTGAACGATGAAGTCAAGAAGGTCATTTCCGCAGCGGAATATGAGCTGATGATTTCACTAATGCTGCGAATTAATAATCATATGCAGGCATCAAGCGAGAAAAATTAA
- a CDS encoding N-acetyltransferase translates to MNREQLVALFTKEQRMDIVFPGYRREMDGDIIRQIALENDGEGGFVLYTDLNEDNVDEAIEAQLAYFRKLGQSFEWKVYSDDKPLNLKERLLAHGFDIGEEEAMMVIQLAEGHELLQCEISPAIRPVTDAAGIDALVALEEAVWGVSHIEHGERLKQDLQDEQIGLRIYAAYEGDKMVSAAWMYLHEGTSFASIWGGSTLAEYRGKGFYTALLAVRAQAAWQAGFRLMTVDASPMSRPILAKRGFEQLAYTWPCMSPAINI, encoded by the coding sequence ATGAACAGAGAACAACTGGTAGCGCTATTTACGAAGGAGCAGCGGATGGATATAGTGTTTCCTGGATATCGCCGCGAGATGGACGGCGATATTATTCGGCAAATCGCGCTCGAAAATGACGGCGAAGGCGGCTTCGTTCTATATACCGATTTGAACGAGGATAATGTTGATGAAGCCATTGAGGCGCAGCTTGCTTATTTCCGCAAGCTTGGGCAATCGTTTGAGTGGAAGGTGTACAGCGATGACAAGCCTCTCAATCTCAAGGAGCGCTTGCTGGCACATGGCTTCGACATCGGCGAAGAAGAGGCGATGATGGTTATTCAGCTTGCGGAAGGGCATGAGCTGCTCCAGTGTGAAATTTCACCAGCTATTCGCCCTGTGACAGATGCGGCAGGCATTGATGCATTAGTAGCGCTGGAAGAAGCGGTATGGGGAGTTTCCCACATCGAGCATGGGGAGCGACTGAAGCAGGATTTACAGGATGAGCAAATTGGGCTGCGCATCTATGCCGCTTATGAGGGAGACAAAATGGTCAGTGCTGCCTGGATGTACTTACACGAGGGAACTTCGTTTGCAAGCATTTGGGGCGGATCTACGCTTGCGGAATACCGCGGCAAAGGATTTTATACAGCGTTGCTGGCTGTGCGTGCACAGGCTGCCTGGCAGGCAGGCTTTCGTTTGATGACCGTGGATGCGAGTCCTATGAGTCGCCCGATTTTGGCGAAACGAGGCTTTGAGCAGCTTGCCTATACATGGCCTTGCATGTCGCCAGCGATAAATATTTGA
- a CDS encoding DUF423 domain-containing protein, which yields MTILLLLGSINMFLAVMLGAFGAHALKKKLSADMLAIYQTGVQYQIAHALGLLLAGVLAGGILTSGLVVTAGWFLFAGIILFSGSLYALSLSGVKKLGAITPLGGLCFLIGWVILAVAIVQG from the coding sequence ATGACGATTTTATTGCTGCTCGGCAGCATCAATATGTTTTTAGCGGTTATGCTTGGCGCTTTTGGCGCGCATGCCTTGAAGAAGAAGCTTTCCGCCGACATGCTGGCTATTTATCAGACGGGGGTGCAATACCAAATTGCCCATGCGCTGGGCTTGCTGCTTGCTGGTGTTTTAGCAGGCGGTATACTTACGAGCGGGCTCGTTGTAACCGCAGGCTGGTTTTTATTTGCGGGCATTATTTTGTTCAGCGGCAGCCTTTACGCTCTTAGCCTCAGCGGCGTGAAGAAGCTTGGCGCGATTACTCCGCTAGGCGGACTGTGTTTTTTGATCGGTTGGGTCATTCTGGCCGTTGCAATTGTTCAAGGCTAG